In Candidatus Cloacimonadota bacterium, a single genomic region encodes these proteins:
- a CDS encoding cold-shock protein: MAKTETGTVKWFNATKGFGFIERDNGEDVFVHYSSIKGEGYRALDEGQKVSFTVVKGDKGPQAQDVVKL, encoded by the coding sequence ATGGCAAAAACCGAAACAGGTACTGTCAAATGGTTCAATGCTACAAAAGGTTTTGGCTTTATTGAACGCGATAATGGAGAAGATGTTTTTGTTCACTACAGTTCAATTAAAGGTGAAGGATATCGTGCTTTAGATGAAGGGCAAAAAGTAAGTTTCACCGTTGTAAAAGGGGATAAAGGTCCCCAAGCACAAGATGTTGTGAAATTATAG
- a CDS encoding OsmC family protein — translation MKAKVKYIDKLQFCAVSDSNHSIIIDADKNLSYDQGIRPKELLLMGLAGCTAMDVASILKKMHINFSNFSVTAEAKLTDEHPKVFSSITIHYKISGNVDKDKLEKAIKLSQDRYCGVSAMLRKTAPISYTYEMTNCKFLISNPSGRRDR, via the coding sequence ATGAAAGCAAAAGTTAAGTATATTGATAAACTGCAATTTTGTGCTGTTTCAGACTCAAACCATAGCATCATTATTGATGCAGATAAAAATTTAAGTTATGATCAGGGCATAAGACCAAAAGAGCTATTATTGATGGGATTAGCCGGTTGTACAGCTATGGATGTGGCATCTATTTTAAAAAAGATGCATATTAATTTCTCAAATTTTTCAGTTACTGCGGAAGCAAAACTTACAGATGAGCATCCAAAAGTGTTTAGTTCTATAACAATACATTACAAAATCTCTGGCAATGTTGATAAAGATAAATTGGAAAAGGCAATCAAATTATCTCAAGATCGTTATTGTGGTGTCTCTGCGATGTTGAGAAAGACTGCTCCAATATCATATACTTATGAAATGACTAATTGCAAATTTCTAATTTCTAATCCGTCTGGACGCCGCGACCGGTAA
- a CDS encoding phosphatidylglycerophosphatase A translates to MSKFIRNLLVSVLFIGYFPIASGTLASAVTAVLYYFFLPELTTTENLLLIIIIVLVSLIFVPIIKKAEKDLGHDSRKIVIDEVFGYCIAIVFLPHSLMIAIYAFVIFRVFDIAKPTPIHQIQELPHGWGVIADDIMAGIYTNIILQILVIVFPRFF, encoded by the coding sequence ATGAGTAAATTCATAAGAAATCTTTTAGTTTCTGTATTATTTATTGGTTACTTTCCAATTGCATCAGGAACACTTGCCAGTGCAGTAACTGCTGTTTTATATTATTTTTTCCTTCCAGAGCTTACAACAACAGAAAATCTCTTACTCATAATTATTATTGTCTTAGTTAGTCTTATATTTGTTCCGATTATAAAAAAAGCAGAAAAGGACCTGGGGCATGACAGCCGTAAAATAGTTATTGATGAAGTTTTTGGTTATTGCATTGCAATCGTTTTCCTTCCACATTCCTTAATGATTGCTATCTATGCTTTTGTTATTTTTAGAGTATTTGATATTGCAAAACCAACTCCAATACATCAAATTCAAGAATTACCACACGGATGGGGAGTTATCGCGGATGATATAATGGCTGGAATTTATACTAATATTATCTTGCAAATATTGGTAATAGTGTTTCCGAGGTTTTTTTGA